From Chthonomonas sp., the proteins below share one genomic window:
- a CDS encoding magnesium transporter CorA family protein, with translation MEWQSRATGVDVRELKFAGDEPWSWVQVQIMPGVADKEFLTREFDLPPEFVDHLVDGRFLPELQREDDTILLNLQYEPSSDVPQPTSLHLAIMPDRFISFSRGECKVQGFWFERCEAVPDRIAKNPYDLFYVLCDEILDRQFKIVDRIEDELDEMEDGVLEGGDEMLPKIIALKRRANELRRLNSPFRDALNRLLRPDMRPVPDHTRRHLHEAYEQSLRVIERIEICRETIADLVEVQQTVRGNKLNKVMMVLTVISTCFMTVGLISGWYGMNFKHMPELSHPLGYWITMAVAAGAVGLELLIFKLKGWI, from the coding sequence ATGGAGTGGCAATCCCGGGCCACTGGCGTAGACGTCCGCGAACTCAAGTTCGCGGGCGATGAGCCTTGGTCGTGGGTGCAGGTGCAGATCATGCCCGGCGTGGCGGACAAGGAGTTTCTTACCCGGGAGTTTGATCTCCCGCCCGAGTTCGTCGATCACCTGGTGGATGGCCGATTTCTCCCGGAACTACAAAGGGAAGACGACACGATTCTGCTGAATCTGCAATACGAGCCGAGCTCGGATGTGCCGCAGCCAACCAGCTTGCACCTTGCCATCATGCCCGACCGATTCATCTCGTTTAGCCGAGGCGAATGCAAGGTCCAGGGCTTTTGGTTTGAGCGGTGTGAGGCCGTGCCCGACCGCATCGCCAAGAACCCCTACGACCTCTTTTACGTGTTGTGCGACGAGATCCTCGACCGCCAGTTTAAGATCGTTGATCGCATTGAGGATGAGCTCGATGAGATGGAGGATGGCGTGCTCGAAGGCGGCGACGAAATGCTGCCGAAGATCATCGCGCTCAAGCGACGCGCCAATGAGCTACGTCGGCTCAACAGCCCCTTCCGTGACGCCCTGAATCGGCTGCTCCGGCCCGACATGCGCCCAGTGCCCGATCACACGCGGCGGCACTTGCATGAGGCCTACGAGCAGTCCCTACGCGTGATCGAGCGCATTGAAATCTGCCGCGAGACCATCGCCGACCTGGTCGAAGTCCAGCAAACTGTCCGCGGCAACAAGCTCAACAAGGTCATGATGGTGCTCACCGTCATCTCGACGTGCTTTATGACGGTCGGCCTTATCTCGGGCTGGTACGGCATGAACTTCAAGCACATGCCCGAGCTCAGTCACCCGTTGGGATACTGGATTACGATGGCCGTCGCGGCAGGCGCGGTGGGGCTGGAACTCCTCATCTTCAAACTGAAGGGCTGGATCTAA
- the lepB gene encoding signal peptidase I — protein sequence MDEAAPPPPTKKSLLARMRGFGVIMLFVLAAVIFIYRNFFTIQVKGRSMLTTFHEGERLLATRAYWLVGPIKRNDVIVIKGTTPGEFWIKRVNRLGGETVDFLNIPSNYDFENGQYTVPTGTLYVLGDNLVESEDSRTFGPVPLDRVVGKVVPQR from the coding sequence ATGGACGAAGCCGCTCCCCCACCCCCGACCAAGAAGTCGCTCCTCGCGAGAATGCGAGGTTTCGGCGTGATCATGCTGTTCGTGCTCGCTGCGGTGATCTTCATCTACCGAAACTTTTTCACGATTCAGGTGAAGGGCCGGTCCATGTTGACGACCTTTCACGAAGGGGAACGCTTGCTGGCGACCCGCGCGTACTGGCTGGTGGGGCCGATTAAGCGCAACGACGTGATTGTGATCAAAGGCACCACGCCGGGCGAATTCTGGATCAAACGCGTGAACCGCCTCGGCGGCGAAACCGTCGATTTTCTGAATATTCCCAGCAACTACGATTTTGAGAATGGGCAGTACACCGTGCCGACCGGAACCCTCTATGTTCTTGGCGACAACCTGGTCGAGAGCGAGGACTCGCGCACGTTTGGTCCGGTGCCGCTCGATCGGGTCGTAGGAAAAGTGGTCCCTCAACGATGA
- a CDS encoding DUF4446 family protein, giving the protein MGALETFAKQNLGVVTAALLILTLAALVLAAVGFSNAAKTRKQLRSLLDGVRGETLEQMLHAHMRERAEQAATLAAHAKALETLESKMESSKRYLGVVRYNAFDDVGGDQSFALALYDETGHGAVISSVVGRSNARVYCKEIEGGQAKKDLSQEEQAALEAAARNRALARQSTK; this is encoded by the coding sequence ATGGGCGCTCTAGAAACCTTCGCGAAGCAGAATCTCGGCGTCGTTACCGCCGCCCTCCTTATCCTCACCCTCGCGGCACTGGTGCTCGCGGCGGTCGGATTTAGCAACGCGGCCAAAACCCGCAAGCAGTTGCGATCGTTGCTGGATGGGGTGCGCGGCGAAACTCTAGAGCAAATGCTGCATGCGCACATGCGCGAGCGAGCCGAGCAAGCGGCGACTCTGGCCGCGCACGCCAAGGCTCTTGAAACGTTAGAATCCAAAATGGAGTCTTCGAAGCGTTACCTGGGCGTGGTTCGATACAACGCCTTTGACGATGTCGGCGGCGACCAGTCGTTCGCCTTGGCTCTGTACGACGAAACCGGCCATGGCGCGGTGATCTCCAGCGTGGTCGGCCGATCGAACGCCCGCGTCTACTGCAAGGAGATTGAAGGCGGCCAAGCCAAAAAGGATTTGAGCCAGGAAGAGCAGGCCGCGCTTGAAGCGGCAGCACGAAACCGCGCGCTTGCGCGTCAATCAACAAAATGA
- the rph gene encoding ribonuclease PH, translated as MRIDGRKPDELRPVTIERGFSKYAEGSCLIKMGETHMLVTATVEDRVPPFLKGQGKGWLTAEYAMLPRSGRQRNQRDGTRGPNGRSMEIQRLIGRAMRSIVDLEAMGERTITLDCDALQADGGTRTAAITAAYVATYDAMRWMVKQRMLNKILLNEPCAAISVGVVRGTEMLDLCYEEDSTANTDMNVVMTGSGKFIEIQGTAEESPFSAETLGKMLALAKKGIMQLIELQDEALHAD; from the coding sequence ATGCGAATTGATGGTCGAAAACCCGACGAACTCCGCCCCGTGACGATTGAACGGGGTTTTTCTAAATATGCCGAAGGCTCGTGCCTGATTAAGATGGGTGAAACCCACATGCTGGTGACGGCCACCGTTGAGGACCGGGTCCCCCCGTTTCTTAAGGGCCAGGGCAAGGGCTGGTTGACCGCCGAATACGCGATGCTTCCCCGCTCTGGTCGCCAGCGCAATCAGCGCGACGGCACCCGCGGACCGAACGGTCGCAGCATGGAGATTCAGCGGCTGATCGGCCGCGCCATGCGCTCCATCGTGGACCTGGAGGCGATGGGCGAACGCACCATCACGCTGGACTGCGACGCCCTGCAAGCCGATGGCGGCACCCGAACCGCGGCGATCACGGCGGCCTACGTGGCGACCTACGACGCCATGCGTTGGATGGTGAAGCAGCGCATGCTCAACAAGATTCTGCTGAACGAGCCATGCGCCGCCATTAGCGTGGGCGTGGTGCGCGGCACCGAAATGCTGGACCTTTGCTACGAAGAAGACAGCACCGCCAACACCGACATGAACGTGGTGATGACCGGCAGCGGCAAGTTCATTGAGATTCAGGGCACCGCGGAAGAAAGCCCGTTTAGCGCCGAGACGCTGGGCAAGATGCTCGCCCTGGCCAAGAAGGGCATCATGCAGCTGATCGAGTTGCAAGACGAAGCGCTCCACGCGGACTAG
- a CDS encoding type II toxin-antitoxin system HicB family antitoxin translates to MKLTAVIERGEDGWWIATIAEIPGAFSQGKSQEEAVQNAIDAAQELMAARRELALD, encoded by the coding sequence TTGAAACTAACCGCCGTCATCGAACGTGGTGAGGATGGTTGGTGGATCGCCACCATCGCTGAAATTCCTGGGGCCTTCTCGCAAGGAAAGTCCCAGGAAGAGGCGGTTCAAAACGCCATCGACGCCGCTCAGGAATTGATGGCCGCACGACGCGAACTCGCGTTGGACTAA
- the upp gene encoding uracil phosphoribosyltransferase, translated as MPVIVISHPLAQHLLTTLRDVRTEPAQFRQVSNNLATLLAIEATRDLELSVRDVQTPLEKVEAPILGKRLAVVPILRAGLGMLESALDLFPEVSVGYIGLERDETTARAHTYYCKLPSLEGCMTLCFDPMLATGGSASQAISFLKAKGADDIRFVSIISAPEGIDRLESDHPDVPIYTTSVDRELNANKYIVPGLGDFGDRLYGTP; from the coding sequence ATGCCCGTCATCGTCATTTCGCACCCGCTCGCCCAGCACCTCCTCACCACGTTGCGGGATGTTCGTACCGAGCCGGCGCAGTTTCGTCAGGTAAGCAACAACTTGGCCACGCTGCTGGCGATTGAAGCCACCCGCGATTTGGAACTCAGCGTGCGCGACGTGCAAACGCCGCTGGAAAAGGTGGAAGCGCCGATTCTTGGTAAGCGCCTGGCGGTCGTGCCGATTCTGCGCGCCGGCTTGGGCATGCTCGAGAGCGCGCTGGACCTCTTTCCGGAGGTCAGTGTCGGCTACATTGGCCTGGAGCGCGACGAAACCACCGCCCGCGCGCACACCTACTATTGCAAGTTGCCGAGCCTGGAGGGCTGCATGACCTTGTGCTTCGACCCGATGCTCGCGACGGGCGGCAGCGCGAGTCAGGCGATCTCGTTTTTGAAGGCGAAGGGGGCGGACGACATTCGGTTTGTGAGCATCATCTCCGCGCCCGAGGGCATCGATCGGCTGGAATCGGATCACCCGGACGTGCCGATTTACACGACGAGCGTGGACCGCGAGTTGAACGCGAACAAGTACATCGTGCCGGGGCTGGGAGATTTCGGCGACCGTTTGTACGGGACGCCTTAG
- the purF gene encoding amidophosphoribosyltransferase, whose protein sequence is MNDLGWDHPKEECGVFGVFAPGLEAARLTFFGLFALQHRGQESAGISSSDGVNLFTRKDMGLVAQVFTEDDLLHLKGHLAIGHNRYSTTGSSKLLNAQPISCMTQLGQISVAHNGNLVNAGELRAELQAEGIHFDGTNDSEVIAKLFHKLLGELSPVEATRQIMGQIRGAYSCVVLLKDQILGFRDPNGVRPLVAGRVASGHMLASETCAFAPVDGEVTTEVQPGQIVVIDDRGMHIHNGVVADRPAMCMFEFIYFARPDSRMYGTNLYLARERMGQELAKEHPINADIVVPVPDSGIPAALGYAKESQIPFREGMMKSRYIHRTFIQPDQRMREMGVRMKLSPIREHIEGKRVVLVDDSIVRATTTNKIVRLMRESGAAEVHVRITAPPIVHPCYYGIDMAQRDELAAAKWSIEEIRQHLGADTLGYLSIEGAVRAVGRPMDEFCLACFNGDYPIAVDAGTSKAAFDKAVI, encoded by the coding sequence GTGAACGACTTGGGTTGGGATCACCCGAAAGAGGAGTGCGGCGTCTTTGGCGTGTTCGCCCCCGGGCTCGAAGCCGCGCGGCTTACTTTCTTCGGACTTTTTGCCTTGCAACACCGCGGGCAGGAATCCGCCGGGATTTCCAGTAGCGATGGCGTCAACCTGTTCACGCGCAAGGATATGGGGCTCGTCGCCCAGGTGTTTACCGAGGACGATCTTCTGCACCTCAAGGGCCACCTTGCCATTGGCCACAACCGGTACAGCACCACCGGGTCGAGCAAGCTCCTGAACGCGCAACCGATTTCGTGCATGACACAACTTGGCCAGATTTCCGTCGCGCACAATGGCAACCTGGTGAACGCGGGCGAACTGCGCGCCGAGCTGCAGGCCGAAGGCATCCACTTCGACGGCACCAACGATTCCGAGGTCATCGCGAAGCTCTTTCACAAGTTGCTCGGCGAACTCAGCCCGGTCGAGGCGACTCGCCAGATCATGGGCCAAATCCGCGGCGCGTACAGCTGCGTCGTGCTTCTCAAGGATCAGATTCTGGGGTTCCGCGACCCGAACGGTGTCCGTCCGCTCGTGGCCGGGCGAGTAGCCAGCGGCCACATGCTCGCCAGCGAAACCTGCGCGTTTGCGCCGGTGGATGGGGAAGTCACGACCGAGGTCCAGCCGGGTCAAATCGTCGTGATCGACGACCGGGGAATGCACATTCATAACGGCGTGGTGGCCGATCGGCCCGCCATGTGCATGTTCGAGTTCATCTACTTTGCCCGTCCGGATAGCCGGATGTACGGCACGAACCTCTACCTGGCGCGCGAGCGCATGGGGCAGGAACTCGCCAAGGAGCACCCGATCAACGCCGACATCGTGGTGCCGGTTCCGGATAGCGGGATCCCCGCCGCGCTCGGTTACGCCAAGGAGTCGCAGATTCCGTTCCGCGAGGGCATGATGAAGAGCCGCTATATCCACCGCACCTTTATTCAGCCCGACCAGCGCATGCGCGAGATGGGTGTGCGCATGAAGCTCAGCCCCATCCGCGAGCACATCGAGGGCAAGCGCGTGGTGTTGGTGGACGACAGCATTGTCCGTGCGACGACGACCAACAAGATTGTGCGGCTGATGCGCGAGAGTGGCGCGGCCGAAGTTCATGTCCGCATCACCGCTCCGCCGATTGTGCATCCGTGCTACTACGGCATTGACATGGCGCAGCGCGACGAACTCGCCGCCGCGAAATGGTCGATCGAAGAAATTCGGCAGCACCTCGGCGCGGACACACTGGGCTATCTCAGCATCGAGGGTGCGGTGCGCGCTGTCGGTCGTCCGATGGACGAGTTTTGCCTTGCCTGTTTCAATGGCGATTATCCGATCGCGGTGGACGCGGGCACGTCAAAAGCCGCCTTTGATAAGGCCGTTATCTAA
- a CDS encoding sigma-70 family RNA polymerase sigma factor produces MSDNTTDDLVLIERSQRGDRAAFDQLVWKYQTRAYQYAYRLTQDSEAASDIVADAFVRTYNALPNFRAQSAFTTWLYRIVTNCYLDMRKKDRNRKTVSLDAPVGDDTDMTLQVESDDDGPDVITERNARERLVQKALRRMPEYQQTMLTMFHIENRSYEEIAEVLDLPIGTVKSRLNRARLSLREHLSENLELFDLA; encoded by the coding sequence ATGAGCGACAACACCACCGACGATCTGGTGCTCATCGAACGTTCCCAACGGGGCGATCGAGCGGCATTCGATCAGCTCGTGTGGAAGTACCAAACTCGCGCCTACCAGTATGCCTATCGCCTGACGCAGGATTCGGAGGCCGCGTCCGACATTGTGGCCGACGCGTTTGTGCGCACCTACAATGCGCTGCCGAATTTCCGCGCGCAGAGCGCATTTACGACTTGGCTCTACCGCATCGTGACCAATTGCTATTTGGACATGCGCAAGAAGGATCGTAACCGCAAGACGGTGAGCCTCGATGCGCCGGTCGGCGACGATACCGACATGACCTTGCAGGTCGAATCCGACGATGACGGCCCCGATGTGATTACCGAGCGCAATGCCCGGGAGCGGCTGGTTCAAAAGGCTCTGCGCCGCATGCCCGAATATCAACAAACCATGCTCACGATGTTTCATATCGAGAACCGGAGCTACGAGGAAATCGCGGAAGTTCTCGACCTGCCGATCGGCACCGTCAAGAGCCGCCTCAATCGCGCTCGCCTGAGCCTTAGGGAGCATTTGTCGGAGAATTTGGAACTTTTCGATCTGGCCTGA
- the rsmH gene encoding 16S rRNA (cytosine(1402)-N(4))-methyltransferase RsmH, whose product MSALSHVPVMLGETLELFDLKPGMTVVDGTLGLAGHAREFCARIAPGGTFIGLDWDETMLAEAKQRLAEVAVTTHFVHTDYRDLAEFVRKYAGAAGADRIFLDLGLNNAQITDPARGISFLQPGPLDMRMDRSQGETAAEFLNTATVRQIETVLKEYGDERWAKRIAEVIVDRRKVTPLATTQDLVDCVMAAVPPAMRDKRIHPATRTFQAVRIYVNVELDGLEEAIEDAAQSLALHGVMVVLSYHSGEDRATKVAFRGLNSEEFEILTKKPLVPSPQEVANNSKSRSCKLRALRRKAILNQEGHHERRS is encoded by the coding sequence ATGAGCGCCCTTTCGCATGTCCCGGTGATGCTCGGCGAAACGCTGGAGCTTTTTGACCTGAAGCCCGGAATGACCGTGGTGGATGGCACTCTTGGTTTGGCGGGTCACGCCCGCGAGTTCTGCGCGCGCATCGCTCCCGGCGGCACGTTTATCGGGCTCGACTGGGATGAAACCATGCTAGCTGAGGCGAAGCAACGCCTCGCCGAGGTCGCCGTCACCACCCACTTCGTCCATACCGATTACCGCGATCTGGCCGAGTTCGTGCGCAAGTACGCGGGCGCGGCGGGCGCGGACCGCATTTTCCTCGACCTGGGTCTGAACAACGCGCAAATCACGGACCCCGCGCGAGGCATCAGTTTCCTGCAGCCGGGACCGCTCGACATGCGCATGGATCGCAGTCAAGGCGAAACCGCGGCGGAGTTTCTCAACACGGCCACCGTCCGGCAGATTGAAACCGTGCTCAAGGAGTACGGCGACGAGCGATGGGCCAAGCGCATTGCCGAGGTCATCGTCGATCGCCGCAAGGTCACGCCGCTAGCGACGACGCAAGACTTGGTGGATTGTGTGATGGCGGCGGTGCCTCCGGCGATGCGGGACAAGCGCATTCACCCGGCGACCCGCACGTTTCAGGCGGTTCGCATTTACGTGAACGTCGAACTCGACGGCCTTGAAGAAGCCATCGAAGACGCCGCGCAAAGCCTTGCTCTTCACGGCGTGATGGTCGTGCTGAGCTACCACAGCGGCGAAGATCGCGCGACCAAGGTGGCGTTTCGCGGCCTGAACTCCGAAGAATTTGAAATCCTCACCAAGAAGCCCTTGGTGCCTTCGCCACAAGAGGTGGCGAACAACAGCAAGAGCCGCAGTTGCAAGCTGCGCGCCCTCCGCCGCAAGGCAATTCTCAACCAGGAAGGACATCATGAGCGCCGCTCGTAA
- a CDS encoding Mrp/NBP35 family ATP-binding protein, with protein sequence MAPTVEDVLQSLRQVQDPDLRRDIVSLNFVKDVVVNGAAVAFTVELTTPACPVKEQLEQQCHDVVAALEGVSQVSVTMTAQTRTRQTEAEDLIPQVKQCIAIASGKGGVGKSTVALNLAVALAETGARVGLMDADVYGPSIPMMMGTQGDRPFTRNQRIVPIERFGIASMSLGYLMEEGQSVLWRGPMVAGTVRQLLADVEWGELDYLLVDLPPGTGDAPMSLAQLVPLTGVAIVSTPQTVAANIAGKCAALFRRLNSPILGVIENMADYACPNCGHESRLFRGLSGEELSANLKVPYLGSIPLDPAIGESQESGQPAVLTSPESHQAKAFRAVAGRLAAQASIVTSARAQ encoded by the coding sequence ATGGCCCCCACCGTTGAGGATGTTCTTCAGTCGCTCCGCCAAGTTCAAGACCCCGATCTGCGTCGGGATATTGTCAGCCTCAACTTTGTCAAAGATGTCGTGGTCAACGGCGCCGCAGTGGCGTTCACCGTCGAACTGACAACTCCGGCTTGCCCGGTCAAAGAACAACTCGAACAACAGTGCCACGACGTGGTCGCGGCGCTCGAAGGCGTGAGCCAAGTCTCGGTCACGATGACCGCGCAAACCCGCACTCGCCAAACCGAAGCGGAAGACCTGATACCGCAAGTAAAGCAGTGCATCGCCATCGCCAGTGGCAAGGGCGGGGTGGGGAAGTCCACGGTCGCTCTCAACCTTGCCGTCGCGCTCGCCGAAACGGGTGCTCGGGTCGGACTCATGGACGCCGACGTTTATGGCCCTTCGATTCCGATGATGATGGGCACGCAAGGCGACCGCCCGTTCACGCGCAATCAGCGCATCGTTCCCATTGAGCGCTTTGGTATCGCCAGCATGTCGCTGGGCTACCTGATGGAAGAGGGCCAAAGCGTGCTTTGGCGCGGCCCCATGGTCGCGGGCACGGTGCGGCAACTTCTGGCCGACGTGGAGTGGGGCGAACTTGACTACTTGCTCGTTGATCTTCCGCCGGGCACCGGCGACGCGCCGATGTCGCTCGCGCAGTTGGTGCCCCTCACCGGAGTTGCCATTGTCAGCACGCCGCAAACCGTGGCCGCGAACATCGCCGGCAAGTGCGCCGCGTTGTTCCGCCGCCTGAATTCGCCGATCCTGGGCGTGATCGAGAATATGGCGGACTATGCCTGTCCAAATTGCGGGCATGAATCTCGCCTGTTCCGCGGCCTGAGCGGGGAAGAACTCTCGGCCAATCTGAAGGTGCCCTACCTGGGTTCGATTCCCCTGGATCCGGCGATCGGCGAGTCGCAAGAGTCGGGTCAACCGGCGGTGCTGACGTCCCCCGAAAGTCACCAGGCGAAAGCTTTCCGCGCCGTGGCCGGGCGGCTTGCCGCGCAGGCGAGTATAGTAACGTCTGCACGAGCCCAGTAA
- a CDS encoding ABC transporter permease produces the protein MLRDRRVIVGVFVMPAIVLLLMFQMFGAIGNSIESSVKETTLGIVKGTTGNRMITELQAAAKSTTNKDGFKPKIIEVENAAEARALVESGKAKYVLEFPADYDQASQIGQATIKTYFDSGQETSEIAVNGMERWIETQNKAALVSTLEAASIPQVAMERVKLERIDVAKKGGFSGSILVSMLPYLLILFAFIGGMSVVADLVAGEKERGTMETLLISPASRREIAMGKFMALSLVSFLSVCSIVAGLVLTVVLGMGGGKMMFPEGAGLTPGVILTIIAVLIPQVLAFSGIMLAISALAKNMREAQTYLGIANFVVVTPAVFSQMIGFTDLSQALWIKLTPVLNTAMVIRNALLNKPDQTLIVLTVISSLVLAAIGFILTIRMFQKESILARV, from the coding sequence ATGCTGCGCGATCGGCGCGTCATTGTCGGCGTATTCGTCATGCCCGCCATCGTGTTGCTGCTGATGTTCCAAATGTTTGGTGCTATCGGCAACAGCATCGAATCTTCGGTGAAAGAAACCACACTCGGCATCGTCAAGGGCACGACCGGCAACCGCATGATCACCGAGCTGCAAGCCGCGGCTAAGTCCACCACCAACAAAGACGGGTTCAAGCCCAAGATCATTGAGGTGGAGAACGCGGCAGAGGCCCGAGCGCTTGTCGAGAGCGGGAAAGCCAAGTACGTGCTTGAGTTTCCGGCGGACTACGACCAAGCCTCGCAGATCGGCCAGGCGACCATCAAGACCTATTTTGATAGCGGGCAAGAGACCAGCGAGATCGCCGTCAACGGCATGGAGCGCTGGATTGAAACCCAAAACAAAGCCGCGCTGGTCAGCACTCTGGAGGCAGCCAGCATTCCGCAGGTCGCCATGGAGCGGGTGAAGCTCGAGCGCATTGATGTCGCCAAGAAGGGCGGCTTCAGCGGCAGCATCCTGGTGAGCATGTTGCCGTATCTGCTCATTCTGTTCGCGTTCATCGGCGGCATGTCGGTGGTCGCCGACTTGGTGGCCGGCGAAAAAGAGCGCGGCACTATGGAAACGCTGCTGATTTCGCCCGCCTCGCGGCGCGAAATCGCAATGGGCAAGTTTATGGCGCTCAGTCTCGTGTCGTTCCTCAGCGTGTGCAGCATCGTCGCGGGGCTCGTGCTCACGGTCGTGCTGGGCATGGGCGGAGGCAAGATGATGTTCCCCGAAGGTGCCGGCCTCACGCCGGGCGTGATCCTCACCATCATCGCGGTGCTCATTCCGCAGGTGCTGGCGTTCTCCGGAATCATGCTCGCCATCAGCGCGCTGGCCAAAAATATGCGCGAGGCGCAGACGTACCTCGGCATCGCCAACTTTGTGGTGGTGACGCCCGCGGTGTTCAGCCAGATGATCGGCTTTACCGACCTGAGCCAAGCGCTGTGGATCAAGCTCACGCCGGTGCTCAACACGGCCATGGTCATCCGCAACGCGCTCCTGAATAAGCCCGACCAAACGCTCATTGTGTTGACCGTGATCAGCAGCTTGGTGCTCGCCGCGATCGGTTTTATTCTCACCATACGTATGTTCCAAAAGGAATCGATTTTGGCGAGAGTGTAG
- a CDS encoding ATP-binding cassette domain-containing protein gives MIQATDLRKVFRDPKKRSDVVAVDQVSFTAHEGEIFGLLGVNGAGKTTVLRMLSTIIKPTAGHASVSGSDIVKDATRVRESIGFISTSTALYQRLSGREVLQYFGKLNGLAPARLKERMDFVIETLRLQEYVDRSCDKLSTGQKQRVSIARAILHDPPVLFLDEPTAGLDVVTSQTIMEFIEQTRTTGKTVLFSTHIMTEAERLCDRIAVIHQGRIHAEGTLSDVLAQGNASNLERAFLNLVGYQEGQVVG, from the coding sequence ATGATTCAAGCTACCGATCTTCGCAAAGTCTTTCGTGATCCAAAAAAGCGGAGTGATGTGGTCGCCGTGGATCAGGTGTCGTTCACCGCGCACGAAGGAGAAATCTTCGGTCTGCTGGGCGTAAACGGAGCCGGGAAGACCACGGTGCTGCGCATGCTCAGCACGATCATCAAACCGACTGCTGGGCACGCCTCGGTGAGCGGATCTGATATCGTCAAGGACGCCACGCGGGTCCGCGAGTCTATCGGCTTTATCAGCACGAGCACCGCGCTCTACCAGCGACTCAGCGGCCGGGAAGTGTTGCAGTATTTCGGCAAGCTCAACGGGCTCGCTCCGGCTCGCCTTAAGGAGCGCATGGATTTTGTCATCGAGACCTTGCGGCTGCAGGAGTATGTTGATCGCTCGTGCGACAAGCTGAGTACCGGCCAAAAGCAGCGGGTGAGCATCGCCCGGGCTATTCTGCACGATCCCCCCGTCCTCTTCCTCGACGAGCCCACCGCCGGCCTCGACGTGGTGACGAGCCAAACCATCATGGAGTTTATTGAGCAAACCCGTACGACGGGCAAAACGGTTCTCTTTTCGACCCACATCATGACCGAGGCGGAGCGGCTGTGCGATCGCATCGCCGTCATTCACCAGGGCCGCATCCACGCTGAGGGCACGCTCAGCGACGTCCTCGCGCAAGGCAACGCCAGCAATCTGGAGCGGGCATTCCTCAACCTCGTGGGCTACCAGGAGGGGCAAGTCGTTGGGTAA
- a CDS encoding sigma-70 family RNA polymerase sigma factor: MTAFELIVDQYRAMVYAHALRLLASREDAMDVTQETMIKAFRALPKFQVGRPLQPWLLRICTNCAMDLLRTRRVRTADLEACEFQLADNAPGAEAQLEAEFQGDLIRRAVNRLPRLYRKIISMRHFEEMEISEIAERLCRPEGTIKSWLFRARGRLRQELQAMA, translated from the coding sequence ATGACCGCGTTCGAGCTGATCGTCGATCAGTATCGGGCCATGGTCTACGCCCACGCCTTGCGCTTGCTGGCAAGTCGGGAAGACGCGATGGACGTCACCCAGGAAACGATGATCAAGGCGTTTCGCGCGTTGCCGAAATTCCAAGTGGGTCGTCCGCTGCAACCGTGGCTGTTGCGCATCTGCACCAACTGCGCCATGGACCTGCTGCGCACGCGCCGAGTCCGGACCGCGGATCTGGAGGCGTGCGAGTTTCAACTCGCCGATAACGCGCCCGGTGCCGAAGCTCAGTTGGAGGCGGAGTTCCAAGGCGACCTGATCCGTCGCGCTGTCAACCGCCTGCCGAGACTGTATCGCAAGATCATCTCGATGCGGCACTTCGAAGAGATGGAGATCAGCGAGATCGCCGAGCGGCTTTGCCGCCCGGAAGGGACGATCAAGAGCTGGTTGTTCCGCGCTCGCGGACGACTTCGACAGGAGCTCCAGGCGATGGCCTAA
- a CDS encoding NUDIX domain-containing protein, whose amino-acid sequence MKRFPCGKFGRQTLEFFPAPHKAPLRSFIALVFCWQNDQVLVCDICDRGWCIPSGRVEPDESSCQAAHREALEEAGALLDEPMYIGCYRISEKTEIRWADVFVADIKELVEITMPEESRGRKLVSLEELPDIYHLWTPLTEQLFHHSRDVLARRTELGFKPCDRD is encoded by the coding sequence ATGAAGCGATTCCCCTGCGGCAAATTTGGACGGCAAACGTTGGAGTTTTTTCCGGCCCCTCACAAGGCGCCGCTCCGCTCCTTCATCGCGCTTGTCTTTTGCTGGCAGAACGACCAAGTACTGGTCTGCGACATCTGCGATCGCGGTTGGTGCATCCCCAGCGGACGCGTGGAACCAGACGAATCGAGTTGCCAAGCCGCGCATCGCGAGGCCCTGGAAGAAGCCGGCGCTCTGCTGGATGAGCCGATGTACATTGGTTGTTACCGCATCAGCGAGAAGACCGAGATTCGCTGGGCCGACGTGTTTGTCGCCGATATCAAGGAACTGGTCGAGATCACCATGCCCGAGGAATCCAGGGGTCGCAAGCTCGTCTCGCTGGAAGAGCTCCCCGACATCTACCATCTGTGGACTCCGCTGACCGAACAGCTCTTTCACCACAGCCGCGATGTGCTCGCGCGCCGCACCGAGCTCGGCTTTAAGCCGTGCGATCGCGATTAG